From a single Solanum dulcamara chromosome 4, daSolDulc1.2, whole genome shotgun sequence genomic region:
- the LOC129884673 gene encoding acetylajmalan esterase-like has product MALTIRVMFHLIVFSVISLVIFQQKSDAKELIKLEKPRLINCRFDRIYQFGDSLSDTGNCIRESLCAAHSICGTLPYGMNFYQNLTGRCSDGMLMIDFIALESGLPLLNPYKDESANFRHGVNFAVAGATALSDETMADNKIFNIVTNISLSVQLDWFSSHFQTTCSTDCREKLKNSLFLVGEIGGNEFNYGLSQGKTIEESQKMVHEVVKTIIHAVKRVIGLGATRIIVPGNFPIGCLSGMLTQFMTNKTTAYDEYNCLKDLNNFAIFYNNHLQQAIDALKKKFPNTTLIYGDYYNAYLWLLQNAVRLGFDKNSLHKACCGIGGDYNYNIHKRCGSPGVEVCVNPSTYINWDGVHMTEKAYKWLARWLIDDMLFQLNCHV; this is encoded by the exons ATGGCATTGACAATAAGAGTAATGTTTCATCTCATAGTTTTTTCAGTGATCAGTTTGGTAATTTTTCAACAGAAAAGCGATGCAAAAGAATTAATAAAGCTTGAAAAACCAAGATTGATAAATTGCAGATTTGATAGAATATATCAGTTTGGTGACTCACTTTCTGATACTGGCAATTGCATCAGAGAAAGTCTTTGTGCAGCTCATTCTATATGTGGAACACTTCCTTATGGAATGAATTTTTACCAAAACCTAACGGGACGTTGTTCTGATGGCATGCTCATGATTGATTTtatag CATTGGAATCAGGTCTTCCTCTTCTAAATCCTTACAAGGATGAAAGTGCAAATTTCAGACATGGTGTGAATTTCGCAGTAGCAGGAGCTACTGCTTTATCCGATGAAACTATGGCAGATAACAAGATTTTTAATATAGTTACCAATATTTCATTAAGTGTGCAACTTGATTGGTTCTCTTCCCATTTTCAAACCACCTGCTCCACTG ATTGtcgagaaaaattgaaaaactcacTTTTCCTAGTTGGAGAAATAGGAGGAAATGAATTCAATTATGGCTTATCGCAAGGTAAAACCATTGAGGAATCGCAAAAAATGGTGCATGAAGTTGTTAAGACTATCATTCATGCTGTTAAA AGGGTCATCGGCTTAGGAGCTACTCGAATTATAGTTCCAGGAAATTTTCCAATTGGTTGTCTATCGGGTATGTTAACGCAATTCATGACCAACAAAACAACTGCGTACGACGAGTATAATTGCTTGAaagatttaaataattttgcAATTTTTTACAATAATCATTTACAACAAGCCATTGATGCATTGAAGAAAAAGTTTCCAAACACTACACTCATTTATGGTGACTACTACAATGCCTATCTGTGGCTTTTACAAAATGCCGTGAGACTTG gATTCGATAAAAATTCTCTACACAAAGCATGTTGTGGAATAGGAGGAGACTATAACTACAACATACATAAAAGATGTGGATCTCCAGGAGTTGAAGTGTGTGTTAACCCGAGTACTTATATCAATTGGGATGGAGTTCATATGACAGAAAAAGCATATAAGTGGTTGGCAAGATGGCTAATTGATGACATGTTATTCCAATTGAACTGTCATGTTTAA
- the LOC129883982 gene encoding GDSL esterase/lipase At5g03980-like encodes MTLTRSCLDAVLSSLMWEDENADFSHGANFAVSGATALSVESLEENNIAMSFTNSTLSVQLDWMSYHFKSICSPDCSKYLEKSLFILGEIGGDDSYYGLKQSKTIDELRRMTPEIVHTIINSVRTIIDFGATRIIVPGNFPAGCFPIILSFYMTNPSTAYDEYHCVKEWNNVLISYNNHLQQAIHELKREYPNISIIYGDYYNAYLWLQQNAVALGFEKNTLQQACCGLGGDYNYKEDMKCGDPRVPVCADPSTYISWDGGHLTQKAYNWITKWLINDILPQLNCHV; translated from the exons ATGACTTTGACAAGGTCTTGCCTAGATGccgtattgtcatctttgatg TGGGAGGATGAAAATGCAGATTTTAGTCATGGTGCAAATTTCGCAGTATCAGGGGCTACTGCTTTATCAGTGGAATCCCTAGAAGAGAATAACATTGCTATGTCCTTCACAAATAGTACATTAAGTGTGCAACTTGATTGGATGTCTTATCATTTCAAATCCATTTGTTCCCCTG ATTGCTCAAAATATTTGGAAAAGTCACTTTTCATACTTGGAGAAATAGGAGGAGATGACAGCTATTATGGCTTAAAGCAAAGTAAAACCATAGACGAGTTGCGAAGAATGACGCCAGAAATTGTTCACACCATCATTAATAGTGTTAGA aCAATCATTGATTTTGGGGCTACCCGTATTATAGTTCCAGGCAATTTTCCAGCAGGTTGTTTCCCAATTATACTATCGTTTTACATGACCAATCCCTCAACTGCCTACGATGAGTACCATTGCGTGAAAGAATGGAACAATGTTTTAATTTCTTACAACAATCATTTGCAACAAGCAATTCATGAGTTGAAGAGAGAATATCCAAACATTTCAATCATTTATGGTGATTACTACAACGCTTATCTCTGGCTTCAACAAAATGCCGTCGCTCTTG GATTCGAGAAAAATACTCTACAGCAGGCATGTTGTGGATTAGGAGGAGACTATAATTATAAAGAagatatgaagtgcggggatccGAGAGTTCCAGTGTGTGCAGATCCAAGTACTTACATAAGTTGGGATGGAGGTCATTTGACACAAAAAGCATATAACTGGATAACAAAATGGTTAATCAATGATATATTACCCCAATTAAATTGTCatgtttaa
- the LOC129884674 gene encoding acetylajmalan esterase-like → MMRLVDGLVIFLVILMMKIGDAQQVLKLQNPRLMNCRIDRIYQFGDSISDTGNCIRESLCGSNSLCIRPPYGMNFYQNVTGRCSNGMLIIDFLALECGLPLLNPSKDPNADFSHGANFAVAGATALSVKSLTEKNIAMSFTNSSLNVQLHWMSSHFKSISSPEKLNKSLFLVGEIGGNDFNYGLAQGKSMEEMRKMVPDVVQTIIHGVKRVIGFGATRIIVPGNFPIGCVAAMLTQFRTNKITAYDEYHCLKDLNSLATFFNHHLQKAIHETKKKYPNIILIYGDYYNAYMSLLRNAVSFGFDKNSFQKACCGIGGKYNYNTSKKCGAPGVAVCVDPSTHINWDGVHLTQEAYKWIARWLIDDMLPQLNCYD, encoded by the exons ATGATGAGACTGGTTGATGGCCTAGttatttttttggtcattttaatgatgaaaattGGGGATGCTCAACAAGTATTAAAGCTTCAAAATCCACGATTGATGAATTGCAGAATTGATAGAATTTATCAGTTTGGCGACTCAATATCGGATACCGGCAATTGCATCAGAGAGAGCCTTTGTGGATCTAATTCTTTGTGTATAAGACCTCCATATGGAATGAACTTTTACCAGAACGTAACCGGACGTTGTTCTAATGGCATGCTCATCATTGATTTCTTAG CGTTGGAATGTGGTCTTCCTCTCCTTAATCCGTCCAAGGATCCAAATGCAGATTTTAGTCATGGTGCGAATTTTGCAGTAGCAGGGGCTACTGCTTTATCAGTCAAATCCTTAACGGAGAAGAACATTGCTATGTCTTTCACAAATAGTTCATTAAACGTGCAACTTCATTGGATGTCTTCTCATTTCAAATCCATTTCTTCCCCTG AAAAATTGAACAAGTCACTTTTCCTAGTTGGAGAAATCGGAGGAAATGACTTCAATTATGGCTTAGCCCAAGGTAAATCCATGGAAGAGATGCGAAAAATGGTGCCAGATGTTGTTCAAACTATCATTCATGGTGTTAAA AGGGTGATTGGTTTTGGGGCTACTCGAATTATAGTTCCAGGTAATTTCCCAATTGGTTGTGTCGCGGCTATGTTGACGCAATTCAGAACCAACAAAATAACTGCCTACGATGAGTATCATTGCTTGAAAGACTTAAATAGCCTTGCAACATTCTTCAATCATCATCTGCAAAAAGCCATTCACGAGACGAAGAAAAAGTATCCAAACATTATACTGATTTATGGTGACTACTACAATGCCTATATGTCGCTTCTACGAAATGCAGTCTCTTTCG GATTTGATAAAAACTCATTTCAGAAAGCTTGTTGTGGAATAGGaggaaaatataattataacacaAGTAAAAAATGTGGTGCACCAGGAGTTGCAGTGTGTGTTGACCCTAGTACTCACATCAATTGGGATGGAGTTCATTTGACACAAGAAGCATACAAGTGGATAGCAAGATGGCTAATTGATGACATGTTACCTCAATTGAACTGTTACGATTAA